A part of Paenibacillus sp. IHBB 10380 genomic DNA contains:
- a CDS encoding Crp/Fnr family transcriptional regulator: MINNISEITIFSDIPEDELQHITPLLKERHFKKNHILMFENDESEEVYLLRSGMVKIYRMYEGKEVVLSIMIAGDITGEVEALSSDNHRISSIEALENVSVWQMSKQDFLHIVDKYPSVLRNAYKILVERTRMLNRMIRYLTFYDVRGKVANLIMDLYYNFGTNNDNVYKIDLKINQSLLANMLGVTRESISKTLGDFQDEGLIDIRDKHFYLLDMDLLESICNETEEFPTLRKWYNS; encoded by the coding sequence ATGATTAATAACATCTCAGAAATCACGATTTTCTCAGACATTCCTGAGGATGAGTTACAGCATATAACCCCTCTGCTTAAGGAACGTCATTTCAAAAAGAACCATATTCTTATGTTTGAGAATGACGAAAGTGAAGAGGTTTATCTCCTTCGCTCAGGCATGGTCAAGATTTATCGCATGTATGAAGGGAAGGAAGTCGTGCTGAGTATTATGATCGCTGGTGATATCACAGGAGAAGTAGAAGCCTTGTCCAGCGACAATCATCGAATTTCATCTATTGAAGCTCTAGAAAATGTTTCAGTCTGGCAGATGTCCAAGCAAGATTTCCTACACATTGTTGATAAATATCCTTCGGTGCTACGAAACGCTTACAAAATTCTTGTTGAGCGCACCCGTATGCTCAATCGTATGATTCGCTATTTGACCTTCTATGACGTACGTGGAAAAGTCGCTAATCTCATCATGGATCTCTACTATAACTTTGGAACCAATAATGATAACGTTTACAAAATTGACTTAAAAATTAATCAATCCTTACTCGCTAATATGCTTGGAGTCACTAGAGAATCGATATCCAAAACACTAGGTGATTTTCAAGATGAAGGACTGATCGACATTCGTGATAAACACTTTTACCTCCTAGATATGGATTTGTTAGAATCCATTTGTAATGAAACCGAGGAGTTCCCAACGCTTCGTAAGTGGTATAACAGTTAG
- the deoD gene encoding purine-nucleoside phosphorylase, giving the protein MSFHIEAKVGEIAESVLLPGDPLRAKYIAETFLEGVVCYNNVRGMLGFTGTYKGNRVSIQGTGMGMPSASIYIHELINDYGAKNLVRIGTCGAIQHDVKIRDVIIAQAAATNSAIIRNDFPGYDFPQIGNFDLIKTAHEAGTDKGLNLRVGNVLSSDIFYTDDKDTFTKLGQHGVLAVEMETAALYYLTNKFGVKGLGLLTVSDHILTGEQTTAQERQTTFNDMIEVALETVAK; this is encoded by the coding sequence ATGAGTTTTCATATTGAAGCAAAAGTTGGCGAAATTGCAGAATCAGTCTTACTACCTGGCGATCCTTTACGCGCAAAATATATTGCCGAGACCTTCCTAGAAGGTGTCGTCTGTTACAACAATGTACGTGGCATGTTAGGCTTCACAGGAACATATAAAGGAAACCGCGTATCGATTCAAGGCACGGGAATGGGTATGCCTTCTGCATCCATTTATATCCATGAATTGATCAACGATTATGGCGCAAAAAATCTTGTTCGTATTGGAACATGTGGTGCCATTCAGCATGATGTAAAAATTCGCGATGTGATTATTGCACAAGCAGCGGCTACGAATTCAGCTATCATTCGCAACGATTTCCCAGGATACGACTTCCCACAGATTGGGAACTTTGACTTAATCAAAACAGCTCATGAAGCCGGAACAGATAAGGGTCTTAATCTTCGCGTAGGAAATGTACTTTCTTCTGATATTTTCTACACCGACGATAAAGATACATTCACCAAGCTTGGCCAACATGGCGTATTAGCAGTAGAGATGGAAACAGCAGCACTTTATTATTTAACTAACAAATTCGGTGTAAAAGGCTTGGGTCTCCTAACGGTTAGTGATCATATTCTCACAGGTGAACAGACGACTGCACAAGAGAGACAAACCACTTTCAACGACATGATCGAAGTCGCTTTAGAAACTGTAGCCAAATAG
- a CDS encoding AraC family transcriptional regulator, whose translation MNSHGVSVSLLFPMMKTMAQSGYDWDAFCEYAAIDSKLLYNAEARITEDDFERIVKAAALYTEDELFGLHQGQRMNISDLGVLGYVMLHSKTIGKALSAYQKYNFIVCSGFNADIEVQGQDILISLFLNNSLTAPSRHCIEELTVSFYQTLLGLSCKAIPVKDVQFMHGQPPRIEEYVAVFGVVPQFNQNANTLRFSVEILDYPVLSADTRLLGIFEAIAEEVRTKLTQGSVLTGELYRWIIECMPTHFPTLQDASKHMRMSVRTLQARLKGENTSYNRLANEVRKELALRYLAKPEYTISEIAYLLHFSEPSAFQSAFRKWAGAAPGEYRQRVEVTNK comes from the coding sequence TTGAATAGTCATGGCGTGTCCGTGTCTCTTCTGTTTCCCATGATGAAAACGATGGCGCAGAGCGGTTATGATTGGGATGCTTTCTGCGAATATGCTGCTATCGACTCAAAACTTCTTTACAACGCTGAAGCGCGTATTACGGAGGATGATTTTGAACGTATAGTTAAAGCTGCTGCTCTATATACAGAGGATGAGCTGTTCGGTCTGCACCAGGGGCAGCGTATGAATATTTCGGATTTAGGCGTTCTGGGTTATGTTATGCTGCACTCCAAGACGATCGGTAAGGCGCTCTCCGCGTATCAGAAATACAACTTTATCGTCTGCAGCGGCTTCAACGCAGATATTGAGGTGCAAGGGCAGGATATCCTCATCTCTCTGTTTCTCAACAATTCACTCACAGCTCCGAGCAGGCATTGCATAGAGGAATTGACGGTGTCTTTTTACCAGACACTGCTGGGGCTAAGCTGTAAAGCGATTCCCGTCAAGGACGTCCAATTTATGCATGGTCAGCCGCCGCGGATAGAGGAATATGTAGCCGTATTTGGGGTTGTGCCGCAGTTCAATCAGAACGCCAATACGCTACGGTTTAGCGTAGAGATTCTGGATTATCCTGTTCTAAGTGCGGATACACGTCTGCTGGGGATCTTTGAAGCTATTGCTGAGGAGGTAAGAACCAAGCTTACTCAGGGCTCTGTGTTAACAGGGGAGTTATACAGGTGGATCATTGAATGTATGCCGACACATTTCCCGACTCTACAGGATGCCTCTAAGCATATGCGGATGAGTGTAAGGACCCTACAAGCTAGGCTGAAGGGGGAGAATACATCGTATAATCGCTTGGCAAATGAGGTCCGGAAGGAGCTGGCGCTCCGGTATCTGGCTAAACCAGAATATACCATATCTGAAATTGCGTACCTTCTCCATTTCTCTGAGCCAAGCGCCTTCCAGTCTGCTTTCAGGAAGTGGGCGGGTGCAGCGCCTGGTGAATATAGGCAGCGTGTAGAAGTAACGAATAAGTGA
- a CDS encoding NAD(P)H-dependent oxidoreductase: protein MNKNIAIIIGHPNPKSYCNALATAYTKGATASGANIRTIDLGRINFEPNLKYGYQKRTELEPDLLAAQETIRWADHLVFVYPTWWGTMPAILKGFIDRVFLPGYAFKTKPNSVMIEKLLKGKTARLIVTMDSPPWYYRLALKRAGHHIMKRGILQFCGINPVRITEIGTVKTSSVEVREKWLRKIEALGSKGA, encoded by the coding sequence TTGAATAAAAATATTGCCATAATCATAGGACATCCCAATCCAAAAAGCTACTGCAACGCCTTAGCTACAGCCTACACTAAAGGCGCTACCGCCAGCGGCGCAAATATCCGTACCATCGACCTTGGCCGGATCAACTTTGAGCCTAATTTGAAATACGGATACCAAAAGCGAACTGAGCTGGAGCCCGATTTGCTTGCCGCGCAAGAGACGATCCGCTGGGCAGATCATCTGGTATTCGTCTACCCCACTTGGTGGGGCACCATGCCGGCAATCTTGAAGGGTTTCATTGACCGAGTGTTTCTGCCGGGCTATGCTTTCAAAACCAAGCCTAATTCTGTCATGATTGAGAAATTATTAAAAGGCAAAACGGCACGCCTCATCGTGACGATGGATTCCCCACCTTGGTATTACCGTTTAGCGCTTAAACGGGCCGGACACCACATCATGAAGCGCGGCATCCTGCAATTCTGCGGCATAAATCCGGTACGAATTACTGAGATTGGTACAGTGAAAACCTCATCTGTAGAAGTGCGGGAGAAGTGGCTGCGGAAGATTGAGGCGTTGGGGAGTAAAGGGGCGTAA
- a CDS encoding nucleotide excision repair endonuclease: protein MINITIPTPDVTITKQENPELSHIYGFTDFHLIPRDMGGIFMFYNDNDELLFVGKARKLRPRIKKHFEDTVSVIKMNRDEVTKIDVCLIGDPVHREIYETYIVNELKAKYNVDKVLFK, encoded by the coding sequence GTGATAAACATAACGATTCCAACACCTGATGTTACGATTACCAAGCAGGAGAATCCTGAGCTAAGTCATATTTACGGATTTACAGATTTTCACCTGATTCCTAGAGATATGGGTGGTATTTTCATGTTTTACAACGACAATGATGAATTATTGTTCGTGGGTAAGGCAAGAAAGCTTAGACCAAGAATAAAAAAACATTTTGAAGATACGGTATCCGTGATCAAAATGAATAGAGATGAAGTTACTAAAATTGATGTTTGTCTTATTGGGGACCCTGTTCATAGAGAAATCTACGAAACGTATATTGTTAATGAACTCAAGGCCAAATACAATGTAGACAAAGTGTTATTTAAGTAA
- the udk gene encoding uridine kinase, with protein sequence MLIIGIAGGTGSGKTTVARSVIDRLGSGKVTFISQDNYYKDQSYLSMTERESINYDHPFAFDNELLIEHLKTLKEGHTAHAPVYDFTVHARSTVDTVELVPNHIVILEGLHVLSDEKLRNLLHIKVFVDTDPDVRILRRVLRDIEERGRTIQSIHQQYLKTVKPMHDAFIEPSKKYADLIIPEGGENEVGIQVLSILTEKYLTGDQEWTEA encoded by the coding sequence ATGCTCATTATAGGTATCGCTGGCGGCACCGGCTCGGGCAAGACAACGGTAGCCCGCTCCGTTATAGACCGACTTGGCTCGGGTAAAGTAACTTTCATATCTCAGGATAACTACTATAAGGATCAATCGTATCTCAGTATGACAGAACGCGAATCGATCAATTATGATCATCCGTTTGCTTTTGACAACGAGCTACTCATTGAACACCTTAAGACTCTTAAAGAAGGCCACACCGCACACGCCCCGGTATATGACTTCACGGTTCATGCCCGTTCTACTGTCGACACAGTAGAGCTAGTTCCTAACCATATTGTTATTCTCGAAGGTCTTCATGTGCTATCCGATGAAAAACTCCGGAATCTACTCCACATCAAGGTATTCGTTGATACCGACCCCGATGTACGTATACTCCGTCGGGTGCTCCGGGATATTGAGGAACGCGGTCGAACTATTCAATCGATTCACCAACAATATTTAAAGACGGTAAAACCAATGCATGATGCGTTTATCGAGCCTTCCAAGAAATATGCTGACCTAATCATCCCTGAAGGCGGGGAGAATGAAGTCGGTATTCAAGTGCTGTCCATCTTGACCGAGAAATACTTGACGGGCGACCAGGAATGGACCGAGGCTTAA